A portion of the Salvelinus fontinalis isolate EN_2023a chromosome 32, ASM2944872v1, whole genome shotgun sequence genome contains these proteins:
- the LOC129831226 gene encoding class I histocompatibility antigen, F10 alpha chain-like isoform X1, with product MKTRLDSAMKTYFILLFCIHVALSVAHSLRYFYTASSGIPDFPEFVDMGMVNDQVISRYDSITKRKVPKQSWMEMVFDQQYWDSTTENLREAEQVSKVNIQIAQKRFNHTEGMHINQEIYGCEWDDKTGFTEGFHHVGYDGKDLLAYDLQRATWIAFVPQAVHSKMKWESDKSAIEMERHYLTQTCIEWLKKYLDYGKSTLQRPVPPSVSLLQKTPSSPVTCHATGFYPSGVMVVWQKDGQDHHEDVENGEILPNDDGTFQKSTHLTVTSEEWKNNKYQCVVQVTGIKEDFIKVLTESEIQTNWGDPAPNIVPIIGGVVALLLVVVVVGVVIWKKKSKKGFVPASTSDTNSGKGAQKT from the exons ATGAAAACCAGACTCGACAGCGCCATGAAGACATATTTTATTCTCCTCTTTTGTATTCATGTAGCTTTGTCAG TGGCCCATTCCCTGCGCTACTTCTACACAGCCTCCTCAGGAATCCCAGACTTCCCTGAGTTTGTGGACATGGGGATGGTGAATGATCAGGTCATTAGCCGCTATGACAGCATCACGAAGAGGAAGGTCCCCAAGCAGAGCTGGATGGAGATGGTTTTTGACCAGCAATACTGGGATAGCACCACAGAGAACCTGAGAGAAGCAGAGCAAGTTTCCAAAGTCAACATTCAGATAGCACAGAAGCGTTTCAATCATACAGAGG GCATGCACATTAACCAGGAGATATATGGCTGTGAGTGGGATGATAAGACAGGATTCACAGAAGGGTTTCACCATGTTGGATATGATGGGAAAGATCTCCTGGCATATGACCTGCAGAGAGCGACATGGATTGCCTTCGTCCCGCAAGCAGTCCACTCCAAAATGAAGTGGGAAAGTGACAAGTCTGCCATTGAGATGGAGAGACACTACCTCACCCAGACCTGCATTGAGTGGTTGAAGAAGTATCTGGACTATGGGAAGAGTACTCTGCAGAGGCCAG TCCCTCCATCAGTGTCTCTGCTCCAGAAgaccccctcctctccagtgacCTGCCACGCTACAGGTTTCTACCCCAGTGGAGTCATGGTGGTCTGGCAGAAAGACGGACAAGATCACCATGAAGATGTGGAGAATGGAGAGATTCTCCCCAACGATGATGGAACCTTCCAGAAAAGCACACACCTCACAGTGACGTCTGAGGAGTGGAAGAACAACAAGTATCAGTGTGTGGTTCAGGTCACTGGTATCAAGGAGGACTTCATCAAGGTTCTGACTGAGTCTGAGATCCAGACCAACTGGG GTGACCCAGCCCCCAACATTGTCCCCATCATTGGAGGGGTGGTGGCTCTCCTCTTggtcgttgttgttgttggggtcGTGATTTGGAAGAAGAAGAGCAAGAAAG GCTTTGTTCCGGCCAGCA CTTCTGACACTAACTCTGGGAAAGGTGCCCAGAAGACTTGA
- the LOC129831226 gene encoding class I histocompatibility antigen, F10 alpha chain-like isoform X2 gives MGMVNDQVISRYDSITKRKVPKQSWMEMVFDQQYWDSTTENLREAEQVSKVNIQIAQKRFNHTEGMHINQEIYGCEWDDKTGFTEGFHHVGYDGKDLLAYDLQRATWIAFVPQAVHSKMKWESDKSAIEMERHYLTQTCIEWLKKYLDYGKSTLQRPVPPSVSLLQKTPSSPVTCHATGFYPSGVMVVWQKDGQDHHEDVENGEILPNDDGTFQKSTHLTVTSEEWKNNKYQCVVQVTGIKEDFIKVLTESEIQTNWGDPAPNIVPIIGGVVALLLVVVVVGVVIWKKKSKKGFVPASTSDTNSGKGAQKT, from the exons ATGGGGATGGTGAATGATCAGGTCATTAGCCGCTATGACAGCATCACGAAGAGGAAGGTCCCCAAGCAGAGCTGGATGGAGATGGTTTTTGACCAGCAATACTGGGATAGCACCACAGAGAACCTGAGAGAAGCAGAGCAAGTTTCCAAAGTCAACATTCAGATAGCACAGAAGCGTTTCAATCATACAGAGG GCATGCACATTAACCAGGAGATATATGGCTGTGAGTGGGATGATAAGACAGGATTCACAGAAGGGTTTCACCATGTTGGATATGATGGGAAAGATCTCCTGGCATATGACCTGCAGAGAGCGACATGGATTGCCTTCGTCCCGCAAGCAGTCCACTCCAAAATGAAGTGGGAAAGTGACAAGTCTGCCATTGAGATGGAGAGACACTACCTCACCCAGACCTGCATTGAGTGGTTGAAGAAGTATCTGGACTATGGGAAGAGTACTCTGCAGAGGCCAG TCCCTCCATCAGTGTCTCTGCTCCAGAAgaccccctcctctccagtgacCTGCCACGCTACAGGTTTCTACCCCAGTGGAGTCATGGTGGTCTGGCAGAAAGACGGACAAGATCACCATGAAGATGTGGAGAATGGAGAGATTCTCCCCAACGATGATGGAACCTTCCAGAAAAGCACACACCTCACAGTGACGTCTGAGGAGTGGAAGAACAACAAGTATCAGTGTGTGGTTCAGGTCACTGGTATCAAGGAGGACTTCATCAAGGTTCTGACTGAGTCTGAGATCCAGACCAACTGGG GTGACCCAGCCCCCAACATTGTCCCCATCATTGGAGGGGTGGTGGCTCTCCTCTTggtcgttgttgttgttggggtcGTGATTTGGAAGAAGAAGAGCAAGAAAG GCTTTGTTCCGGCCAGCA CTTCTGACACTAACTCTGGGAAAGGTGCCCAGAAGACTTGA